Part of the Cuniculiplasma divulgatum genome, CATTCTCTAACGCGTTTGAGGATTGTGTGTTCATTAATCTCTCTTTTCTGGGCTTAAAATTGCGCATCATGAACTTGTTTTTTATTCCCGGTATAAAAGCTATATTGAGATTCATGCCAATCCAGATATTAGGCATCAATACATCTACCCCACGTTCGATCAAATTTAAAATGGGAATAAGAGATTGAGATACACTTTTTGTAAATGAAAACCTGCTATTGTTAAAATATAGATTAAGAGACTGAAATAAATCGGGGTTATAATTCCGGCTATCTATTTTTATTAAAGGCTGCTTAGATTGAAATTCCCTATTTTGTTTGTAAAAGTTTACATCTATTACCTTTCCTTCTGTATCTACAATATCATATCCATTCAAGAACACATCTATTTGCTTATCCGCCTCATAAACCTCTGCTATTGTTTTCAACTTTAACTCTGAAAAAGCATCATCGTCTTCCAGCATACATATAATATCACCACTGCTATCTTGAAAGCCAAGTGAAAATTTCTTACCAATTGATTTTGATTCAGTGTATATTGATTTTATCAGTTTTTCAGATAGAGTTCTGTCGATTACATCATCTTTAAATGACTTTACAACAATAATTTCAATCAATTCCTTTGGATAATTCTGGTTTAAAACCGAATTAACGGCTTTAATCAGAAATTCTTTTCTCTTGTATGCAATTATTACAACGGAAAATCTTGTTGTTACCAATAAAAGAGACATTTAATTCTTTATTATAAGTATGTTGAGGCGTTAGGTAGAGAGAGTATTATTACTATTTACCATTCGATATACTTTAAAATTAACAAAAATTCACAAACATTAGGAATGTCACTGGTATACAGCATTTTTATCTGAAATGTCAGTAAGTAGTATTTTCTAACTTTAGTATAATAAGGAATGCCAAAATAATTCTAATTATATTTTCCATGAAAATTCAGAATTAAAAATGTCGTTTTGGATATGACTCCATATATTTACAATGATATTAAATGAAAAAGAGAGAATGACAATTTCCACTTAAAGTCTATGAATATCAGAACTTAAATGCAAACTCTCTTTACGAAAAACGTGGGTTTCAGAATTATATAACCCGTAGTGCCGTAATAATTTAAACGCAGACTTTATCAAATGAACGAGACAGTAGCAAGAATTAATCGTAAAAGTGCCTTCTAAATTATTCCGGAACACTCTGAAAGTTTACGATTACCAATCATAGAAAATGTGTGAATATGGAACGTTTTAACTTATATAAATAATGCAAGTTATGGAAAAGTTATCATATCATTCATACATATATCTGAATGCCTAATCTGATGATGAAGAATAGATAGGACCTCTAAGGGCTTTTAACCAGTATTCTTCAACTCATTCTTAAAGGGAAGGATTTAATTAAAAGAATGTGACGTAAAGTACAGTCAAAAATGTATTCTGTTGATAAGTCGCCAGTTAAAATTGAAAGTCCCCCTATATTGAGCGAGCAGATGGTATAATCGAGCATAATAAGAGCACAGCCAAGGAGAATTATGAATTAAATGTATTGCGATTAAAAAATGTACCTAAAAATCAGAGGTTTTCATCGATTGTCCTGCAATTTGCTTTGCCTTATCTTCTATTGTTGGAACTTTTATAATAAATCGTGAATATACCTTTCCAATAACGAATAGGAATAAGGAATAAATAGTTTTTCTGAGTGAATCTACCCTGTTAAATTTTTTAAAAGCGGAATAATTTTGACCTTTAACAAATATTATGTCTGCCGATTTCTCTATCCATCTTTTTAGATATTCATATCTTCCTTTTGAATACCGCCACTCACTTATGGTACCAGTCAGTTCGTCTATCCTAATGTTATCTGCGTAATCTACTGGAATATCTATCCTTTTGAAGATTTTTAGATTATTTGCCAGGTCCCATAAATAAATATCCTCATAACAGTTTATCGGAGGATATAGACCTAACTTAATGAAAATATCCTTGGGTGCTCCCGTTATGTTTACACCAACAATTCCTGAACGGAAATGAGTCAATATTTTATTGTTTGTTGGGTCAAGACATAGTTCAACTACAGACTGTAACTGCTTATATTCGATATCTGCGTCTAGCATAATTATATAATCTCCTGTGGAATTTTTTATGGCTATGTTTCTACCCTCTCCCCTGTTACACTTTTCCTGAATGAATTTAACATGCTCGTTTTTAAATCTTTCGAAATATTCCTTTGTCCCATCTTGAGAGTTGTTATCAACGATGACTATTTCATATTCTATTAGTAAGCCATTAAAAGAATTGAAAAACTTATCAAAAGTCTTTGATGTGTTGTAGGTTGTAACACAGAATGATATCATTTAATCTTAAATGTGTAATAGACATATTAATTTGACTAACTGTAAATGTTCTTCTGC contains:
- a CDS encoding glycosyltransferase family A protein; the encoded protein is MVTTRFSVVIIAYKRKEFLIKAVNSVLNQNYPKELIEIIVVKSFKDDVIDRTLSEKLIKSIYTESKSIGKKFSLGFQDSSGDIICMLEDDDAFSELKLKTIAEVYEADKQIDVFLNGYDIVDTEGKVIDVNFYKQNREFQSKQPLIKIDSRNYNPDLFQSLNLYFNNSRFSFTKSVSQSLIPILNLIERGVDVLMPNIWIGMNLNIAFIPGIKNKFMMRNFKPRKERLMNTQSSNALENEIERSQLLLGDYISLIKYFHETNIQLANFIELEFKMREIMIDVLSLSKRKLLHDLKEFYKTSIYRKGKKYKVFLRRTYISYLKVSLLSPFFIFDPEITRRIIIRLML
- a CDS encoding glycosyltransferase produces the protein MISFCVTTYNTSKTFDKFFNSFNGLLIEYEIVIVDNNSQDGTKEYFERFKNEHVKFIQEKCNRGEGRNIAIKNSTGDYIIMLDADIEYKQLQSVVELCLDPTNNKILTHFRSGIVGVNITGAPKDIFIKLGLYPPINCYEDIYLWDLANNLKIFKRIDIPVDYADNIRIDELTGTISEWRYSKGRYEYLKRWIEKSADIIFVKGQNYSAFKKFNRVDSLRKTIYSLFLFVIGKVYSRFIIKVPTIEDKAKQIAGQSMKTSDF